A genomic region of Scomber japonicus isolate fScoJap1 chromosome 5, fScoJap1.pri, whole genome shotgun sequence contains the following coding sequences:
- the si:dkey-234i14.3 gene encoding fibulin-7-like, with the protein MKMEELLSRTGLLVVVMVTTCLHQPSFTSAQDCPSTHDLLNSLRQVEKMLAVHETSYQQGVRSIRKKLSALQNTTMAIFKTGKNASCPKPETPSHGRRLGRVFGVGHEIHFLCKPNYELIGPRTRVCLESLKWSGQQPMCRRFNSTANSLPSFSTAAVASLPVSAALSASSSTSSSSSSSSSSTSSSPSSSSSIRPSHCTHFLGSTRCTCDVGFTISGRDNNICTDIDECRLFPLGQPGRLCVHQCVNTPGSFHCFCPAGYDLARDGRSCTDIDECENRMHDCRADQLCVNTFGGFQCVTVECPDMKNATYIKTSPMRCERNPCMLGDKACTQAPNSISFHFLPVVSNMSAPRVLFRVSAARVLGDTLRFGLAGGRGRGHFSVQRSGRQTGTLLLVTPVKGPATLEAEVEMSELEGHTLLGRYLTKVTLMVSPYEF; encoded by the exons ATGAAGATGGAAGAGCTTTTATCCAGGACGGGGCTTCTCGTGGTCGTCATGGTAACGACGTGTCTTCATCAGCCGTCCTTTACCTCAGCAcag GACTGTCCGTCTACTCACGACCTGCTGAACTCGCTGCGACAGGTGGAGAAGATGTTGGCGGTCCATGAGACGTCATACCAGCAGGGCGTCCGATCCATCAGGAAGAAGCTGAGTGCTCTACAAAACACCACCATGGCGATCTTTAAGACGGGCAAGAACG CATCCTGTCCCAAACCAGAGACCCCCTCCCACGGCCGCAGACTGGGTCGGGTGTTTGGAGTCGGACACGAGATCCACTTCCTGTGCAAACCCAATTATGAGCTGATTGGCCCAAGGACCCGGGTGTGCCTGGAGTCTCTGAAGTGGAGCGGCCAGCAGCCCATGTGCAGAC gTTTCAACAGCACCGCAAACTCCCTGCCCTCCTTCTCTACTGCTGCTGTCGCCTCCCTGcctgtctctgctgctctgtcagCTTCCTCCTCaacctcatcatcctcatcatcatcatcttcatccacatcctcctctccctcctcctcctcctccatccgtCCGTCTCACTGCACTCACTTCCTGGGCTCCACCCGCTGCACCTGTGATGTAGGTTTCACCATATCAGGCCGAGACAACAACATCTGCACAG ATATCGATGAGTGTCGTCTCTTTCCTCTCGGGCAGCCTGGTCGACTGTGtgttcatcagtgtgtgaacactcctggcAGCTTCCACTGCTTCTGTCCAGCAGGGTACGACCTCGCCAGGGACGGCCGCAGCTgcacag ACATTGACGAGTGTGAGAACCGGATGCACGACTGCAGAGCggatcagctgtgtgtgaaCACCTTCGGAGGTTTCCAGTGTGTGACGGTGGAATGTCCAGACATGAAAAACGCCACGTACATCAAGACTTCACCCAT GCGCTGTGAGAGGAACCCGTGCATGCTGGGAGACAAGGCATGCACTCAGGCGCCGAACTCCATCTCCTTCCACTTCCTGCCCGTGGTGTCCAACATGTCCGCCCCACGCGTCCTCTTCCGGGTGTCGGCTGCCCGCGTGCTTGGCGACACGCTGCGATTCGGCCTGGCGGGCGGACGAGGGCGAGGCCACTTCAGCGTGCAGCGCTCGGGCCGGCAGACGGGCACCCTCCTCCTGGTGACACCCGTCAAGGGTCCCGCCACCCTGGAGGCAGAGGTGGAGATGAGCGAGCTGGAGGGTCACACTCTGCTGGGTCGCTACCTCACCAAAGTCACTCTGATGGTGTCTCCATATGAGTTTTAA